In Dryobates pubescens isolate bDryPub1 chromosome 15, bDryPub1.pri, whole genome shotgun sequence, the following proteins share a genomic window:
- the ASCL4 gene encoding achaete-scute homolog 4, producing MENNKDDDGLLNRIAFPGAISLANSHVHPHGIPLREPFGVPFHLDPSYWEQTYGGHTGRISYIPFPGYVGVYDYSFEPAFIRKRNERERQRVRCVNEGYTRLREHLPKEFADKRLSKVETLRAAISYIKHLQSLLDCHPLGSSSKETVSAKEVPEACSPAPLRECNSDGESKTSSASSPYSEFEETGS from the coding sequence atggAAAACAATAAAGATGATGATGGACTACTGAACAGGATTGCGTTTCCAGGAGCTATATCCCTGGCAAACAGCCACGTGCATCCCCATGGGATCCCTCTGAGAGAGCCATTTGGGGTTCCCTTCCATCTGGACCCTTCTTACTGGGAGCAAACCTACGGTGGGCACACAGGTCGCATCTCCTACATCCCATTCCCTGGCTATGTGGGCGTCTATGACTATTCCTTCGAGCCTGCCTTCATTCGAAAGAGGAACGAGAGGGAAAGGCAGCGTGTGCGCTGTGTGAACGAGGGCTACACACGCCTCAGAGAGCACCTGCCCAAGGAGTTTGCTGACAAGCGCCTCAGCAAAGTGGAGACCCTGAGAGCTGCAATAAGCTACATCAAGCATCTGCAGAGCTTGCTGGACTGCCATCCCTTAGGGTCTAGCAGCAAGGAAACAGTCTCTGCCAAGGAGGTCCCAGAGGCTTGCAGTCCTGCTCCCCTGCGGGAGTGCAACAGTGATGGAGAGTCTAAAACCTCTTCAGCTTCATCCCCCTACAGTGAATTTGAGGAGACGGGCAGCTAG